The genomic stretch TCTGATGGGTCAGCTGGGCTGGTCTGATGGGGCAGCTGGGCTGGTCTGGGGGCAGCTTGGCTGGTCTGATGGGGCAGCTGGCTGGTCTGGGGGCAGCTGGGCTGGTCTGGGGGCAGCTGGGCTGGTCTGGGGGCAGTGTCGGACCAGAGCTCCTCACAGCAGCATGAACAGCACGGTGTGTGTTCTTTAATGCCGGGACAATACTGTCATTTCTaatgacccctccccccccccccccccccccccaggtgtgtgtggtgccAGACCACAGTGCATGATGACTGCATGGACGACCTGGCCGATCACCTGTGTAACCTGGGCGAGTTTCACCACCTCATCATCCCGCCTCACTACCTCTACCACGTGAACAAGCTGCGGCGCAGACACCCTGAGGAGTACGCCAAGGTACCCCGGAGCCTCCGATGGCGCCCGTCTGAGCGGCGCCCGTCTGAGCGGCGCCCTTTAAAGCAGCGTTGCTGTGTCTGTGCAGTTGGCGCCGTCCCGCGGCAGCGGCTGGACGCCGGTTCTGGTCCTGGCCAACACTCGTAGTGGCAACAACATGGGGGAGGGGCTTCTGGGAGAGTTCCGCACCCTCCTGAATCCTGTTCAGGTCAGTCCAGAACTTTGTTCCTCTGATTGTTTGAGCGTCACCACAGAGGTCCgggatgaggacgaggaggcgacccctcccccctcacccaTTACTCTCCCGCAGGTGTTTGACCTGTCTCGGTTGACCCCGTCCAAAGCGCTGCAGCTGTGCACCCTGCTGCCCCCCGGCAGCGTGCGGGTGTTGGTGTGCGGGGGCGACGGCACGGTGGGCTGGGTGCTGGACGCCATCGACTCCATGAAGCTGAAGGTTAATTAATTAATCAACTCGGCTTTTGCTCCTCAACGATCTTCGTGCAGTTTGTTTTACCTGGATCATCCTTCGGGTCTCTCCTCTCAGGGTCAGGACCCGTTTATTCCCCGGGTCACCATCCTGCCCCTGGGGACAGGAAACGACCTGTCCAACACTCTAGGCTGGGGGGCAGGGTATGCAGGAGAGATCCCAGTGGAGCAGGTTCTCCGTAACGTCCTTGAAGCGGAGGTGGTCAGAATGGACAGGTGAGGCGTTTGTTAATGGGTCActcttctggttctggttcttccgTCTAAATCGTTGAAGTAACGGAACCTCGTTTGCATTCTTTGTCCGCTCACGTGCAGGTGGAAAGTGCAAGTGGCCTCCAAAGGAGCCTACTTTCGTAAACCCAAGGTGAACAGGTGTTTTGTTGTTCCGCCTGTGTCTCGGGGCGCTCCGGCTGttcacctgaacacacctgctgcctgtgctcctcaggttctgtccatGAACAACTACTTCTCTGTGGGCCCCGACGCTCTCATGGCGCTCAGCTTCCACACGCACCGCGAGAAAACGCCATCTTTCTTCTCCAGCCGCATCATCAACAAGGTGCGGCTCTCAGAACCTGCCTGGATATGAATGCAGGTTCTTCCGTGTCCTGGCGCCATGAAACGGGCAGAAATCCATCATTATTGCTAATAATCGCTCTATTTTCCAGGCTGTGTATTTCCTCTATGGCACCAAGGACTGCTTGGTACAGGAATGTAAGGATCTGGATAAGAGGATAGAGGTAAGGGACTTGGGTCCATGTGGGTCGAAGGTTATTCCAAACTACGTTTTTATGGtctattattttaaatatattgagTTTTGGTCAGACGGTCACTCGTTACTGGTCATAACAGGTGAGACACCTCAGACGTCCTCCAGGAGACGTATCAGAGCATCTTGGgtaataaatgaaataacagttttattttgttcctttgcgtaacagctggagctggatgGAGAGAGGGTGGACCTGCCCAGTTTGGAGGGCATCATCGTTTGTAACATCAGCTACTGGGGTGGGGGCTGCAGACTCTGGGAGGGCATGGGGGATGAACCGTGCCCACCCACCAGGTAAGAGCCCCTCAACACGTCGGGGCTGTGAGCAGGTCTGAGACACACTGGTCTCTGCAGGTTGGACGatggcctgctggaggtgatgGGGGTCTTCGGGTCCTTCCACTGTGCCCAGATACAGGTGAAACTGGCCAATCCTGTACGACTGGGACAAGCTCACACCGTCAGGGTGAGACCGCCGGACCATCAACACGCCTCCCTCCGTTTGTGGCCGTCGATGGCATGAACATGTGGTGTGGTCACTGATCtcgttgcagctgctgctcaagaGCTCCAAGATGCCCATGCAGGTGGACGGGGAGCCGTGGGCCCAGGGTCCctgcaccatcaccatcacccatAAGACCCAGGCCCTCATGCTGTATCACAGCGCAGAGCAGAcagacgacgacgacgatggaTCCAGCGCCTCTGAGACGGAGAGCGCCACGCCCCAGGACTCTCCCAGGCCCCCGGCCTCCAGAACCACCCACATCTGAAGTGAATCTAAAGTTCTTCGTCTTGTTAATACTGAGCTGCAGAGCTGTCCGGGGCCGATGCAGCTGGGCCGGGATCAGCAGGGAAGCGTCCCTCAGAGGAGGACCGGCTGGTCCAATCAGCACAGTCGCCCATTATTGTGGTAGAATAACGCTGACCTGTTGTGTATCGCTCACTGCTGATGTCATCTGCTGCTCGTCGTCACTGTAAACCCTTCAGGTCGCTCCTGGAAATGCTTCTTGTTTACCCCTTTTCTGCACTGATGTGTGAGCAGACTGCTGAAACCTCCGAGTGCCCCCGTTGGGGCAGGGGCAGAATACAGGCGCCGTCCTGTCACCGCCCCCTTTACCCTGCTGTTGGTCTGTCAGGTGGATCCTGCGGGGGCGGAGCGAGGCCACCAGCACCAGTTTAGCTGTGAGTTTAAGATGTGTAACCTTTCATTCCTGTCGGGCTGTTCCACTGTTGGTTTGAGCCACGCTAGCAGCGCTTTATTCTGAATAATCACCACTGGATTAGTCTGTCCCAGCAATCAAGACTGAAGGTTCTGAACCTGCTAACTTCACCTCTCTATAACCTGTGCATACCCAATACAGAACTTCCATCCTACAGGGTCCAGAGGAGGTTCAAATGAGCTTCTGCAGGTGGGGGACACGTCTAAGGGAGGTTTCTGAGTCACATGTTGGATTGGGAcgccgatgatgatgatgatgatgatgatgatgtggagcTTTTTGACCTGCTGGCAGACCTGGATTGTTCTGATGTAGTGCTGCAGAATGCTTTAACATTTGTGTCCAatatccagcagcagcattttgtgTTTGGTGTTGAGCGTCGTGCTGCTTTTTCTGTTGCTTTCGTGTCTGGAGGAGCGACGTTACTGATGCTGAAGCCATTGTCAATCAGGAAGGAAGTAGAATCCCACTGAATGTAACAGGACTGAGGTTCTCATAAATATTTTCCTAAAGAATCCACATGTCTGAGTGTTAATAACATAAACGGTCATAAATCACAAGCTTGGTGCTTCTACGTGAACGCCTCAACGGAGCTGCTGGAAATCCAAATGCATGAAGCAGCCTTGTGTCCCAGTGTGACGTAAAGA from Takifugu flavidus isolate HTHZ2018 chromosome 6, ASM371156v2, whole genome shotgun sequence encodes the following:
- the dgke gene encoding diacylglycerol kinase epsilon, encoding MDAEEGDVRSEWPLLLWTSVAVMVPVLLTLWCSAQRSKWKSHRKEFFRQSKHGWHYTDLFSKPTYCCVCSQHILHGAFCDCCGVCADEQCLRRADHSLACKEIMAPCSPDGSMEHRWVRGNVPLASYCAVCKQQCGTQPKLCDLRCVWCQTTVHDDCMDDLADHLCNLGEFHHLIIPPHYLYHVNKLRRRHPEEYAKLAPSRGSGWTPVLVLANTRSGNNMGEGLLGEFRTLLNPVQVFDLSRLTPSKALQLCTLLPPGSVRVLVCGGDGTVGWVLDAIDSMKLKGQDPFIPRVTILPLGTGNDLSNTLGWGAGYAGEIPVEQVLRNVLEAEVVRMDRWKVQVASKGAYFRKPKVLSMNNYFSVGPDALMALSFHTHREKTPSFFSSRIINKAVYFLYGTKDCLVQECKDLDKRIELELDGERVDLPSLEGIIVCNISYWGGGCRLWEGMGDEPCPPTRLDDGLLEVMGVFGSFHCAQIQVKLANPVRLGQAHTVRLLLKSSKMPMQVDGEPWAQGPCTITITHKTQALMLYHSAEQTDDDDDGSSASETESATPQDSPRPPASRTTHI